The following are encoded in a window of Vigna unguiculata cultivar IT97K-499-35 chromosome 8, ASM411807v1, whole genome shotgun sequence genomic DNA:
- the LOC114194803 gene encoding uncharacterized protein LOC114194803, which translates to MAANRRRRNANGADDIAEAIHRMVDAMQHPIPAQPRVAIAPTRVPTVEDFLRHKPAEFTGEATPHEAYAWLRKCEKIFGVMNCADEQKLAFAVYLLNNHAEYWWAGMKQQMQTREEPVTWDNFRIRFLEKYFPDTVKQDREAEFLALQQGNMSMQEYVNQFEQLARYYSQAITEEWRCLKFERGLKHELKKVVTPLRERRFPILVEQAKSAEYLERGPNPVSRHQKNAAEARQMKKPYNRPQTSQGPTCYQCGGPHLKRNCPQITDGVGGSGDRRKCFICDKLGHFAYNCRRRRVLE; encoded by the coding sequence ATGGCAGCTAATAGAAGAAGGAGGAATGCTAACGGTGCTGATGATATTGCAGAAGCCATTCATCGCATGGTGGATGCAATGCAACATCCTATTCCAGCACAGCCGAGAGTGGCAATAGCGCCAACAAGAGTGCCAACAGTGGAGGATTTTCTGCGCCATAAGCCCGCAGAATTCACAGGTGAGGCCACTCCACACGAAGCTTATGCCTGGCTTCGCAAGTGCGAAAAGATCTTTGGAGTGATGAATTGTGCTGACGAGCAGAAGCTGGCGTTTGCTGTGTACCTACTAAATAATCACGCAGAATACTGGTGGGCAGGCATGAAACAGCAGATGCAGACTAGGGAGGAGCCAGTAACCTGGGATAATTTCAGAATCCGGTTCTTAGAGAAATATTTCCCAGATACTGTTAAGCAGGACAGGGAGGCGGAGTTCTTGGCTCTGCAACAGGGGAACATGTCGATGCAAGAATATGTTAATCAATTCGAGCAACTGGCAAGGTATTATTCTCAGGCAATTACTGAAGAGTGGAGATGCCTTAAGTTTGAGAGGGGGCTCAAGCATGAGTTAAAGAAGGTGGTCACGCCTCTGAGAGAAAGAAGGTTTCCGATCTTGGTGGAGCAAGCCAAGAGTGCAGAGTACCTAGAAAGAGGGCCGAATCCGGTAAGTCGACATCAGAAGAATGCCGCAGAGGCGAGGCAGATGAAGAAACCCTACAACCGACCTCAGACTTCTCAAGGTCCCACGTGTTACCAGTGTGGTGGGCCCCATTTAAAGAGGAACTGCCCTCAGATAACCGATGGGGTAGGAGGATCAGGAGATCGTCGCAAGTGCTTCATATGCGACAAACTGGGCCACTTTGCCTATAACTGCCGGAGAAGAAGAGTATTGGAGTGA